The Triticum aestivum cultivar Chinese Spring chromosome 5A, IWGSC CS RefSeq v2.1, whole genome shotgun sequence genomic sequence taaatgcctgccttgattgcctcacacatgatgcacaattgctctttctattgtgttgagttccacactatattcactacaccccatgcacattatgcttggattgtcttgcacttgacccatgtgtttagacacttcattttatttggtgttgtgaatgattcttatgcctaccatagacctttcattgagcaatttgtgaatgcttactatgaacttgaggtagatgcttcttctcttgtcacacatatttgcatcactacctcacattcacatgcttgtccccatgatttctttgcttgtgctagattgatatgcttacatgccacatcacaatcctttgtcacaccatatgatttgcatgatgacgacacttgtttggtgaatcacctcttgaatgcttggttttgcaataacgctaaccacatttattttcccaagtgtttgttgtccttgctcattttgaaggaatcactagacggtgcgacattggagagtgcccactccaagcttgaagatgatgactacttggtgaacgtccgcttctacacggtgaagccatctctttcccatggtgatttggtttcgacccaaggtcggatctttcccaagggggaggggatgatgcggagcatcctatggacatcaccatgtcaagagtccgttcggcaagcgacacgtgtgacatctacttcacatgtgcaaaggtgaatcatctcctttacgcgtgttcacttgaccccttcgaggatggtatactacttgacactcctctcgtgtgcatacataggtattgtcggaacaccatggacgaggaggaggagggcgagcacaagtgtacaactacaccatccgcaagagaagcatggaagagaaggaagaagaggatccGCCTAGTCCaagacgagcggtactaccgcccacaccaagcggtactaccgctgaaggccCACAAACCATACTACCGGCCAACTTCCGCGCTACTGCCGCTCAACCCGACAAACTCCTATGATCGAGCGGCACAAGTTCGGTACTACCGCCCGTACAAGTGGTACTACcactgaagcggtactaccgcccgagggaccggtactaccgccctgcctgtgcgcagccgggccgttggccttgtatctctctcccacttaccccttcgtggcttagactatatatagaccaccccacctcctttctagggttagcaaagtagtagctcatttagagatagagctttgctcatccattacggatctactccatgagagagaccgcgacccctcttcggagaagatccaccttggattcaagaccccctcttgggtggccccttcaagacctcctcatggagatgaaccttaccttgtatctttccctttgttgttcatgtacctcgtggatcttgtgtgtttgattatctagtggatgtgtgattggacttgttcttgagtgtttcccttgtgatttctcttcgttcttccccgtgttcttcgtgttcttcatgggatccgatcctttcgtgaaagatcggcccctagggttcctaccctacatcagcatgtgtgcatcatatatttaagcctcccccaagcttgagcgatcctttctccttcacgaggctgatcacgatgaaccaaatgcataggattaaatttctggtgaaattccaatttcaaacgttTGCAATCCCATGTTCcagtatcatccaatagcctataccatgtcaatgcatttccttccaaagataaagggaacacccttcttcttaactccatccttggataaacttgcaagcttaaacaatctacaaatttcatccacatagattaagtgcattaGGATGTActattccatctcctgcataaggattagctagcagtttctccaacatacctgaaggaatctcataataaatatttttagtaggttcaataggttgaggggaaactcttattgctttcggtcgaggtgaagataccccaaacaaacccctcaaaggatgattttgcatagtgacaagtgacagtaaatttcaacacgtaataaaaatgtttccttaccaaattccacctaccaaatgcgcttcactctccggcaatgatgccaaaaaagagtcttgatgacccacaagtatagggtatcattcgtagtcatttcgataagtaatagtgtctaacccaacgaggagcagaaggaaatgataagcggttttcagcaaggtattctctgcaagtactgaaagtagcggtaacaaatagttttgtagcaagataattcgtaacgaataacaagtagcaatagtaacaaaggtgcaacacagtgggcccaatcctttttatagcaaaggacaagttgGAAtgttctcttataataagcaaaacgTTCTCGAGGACACAAGGGGATTAtcgtctagtcactttcatcatgtttagttgattcatgtttgctactttggtaatttgatatgtgggtggatcggtgcttgggtgttgttcttatttgaacatgtaacccacttatgattacccactctcgcaagcatccacaactatgaaataagaattaagataaatctaaccatagtatgaaacatatggatccagatcagccccttacggaataacacataaactagggtttaagcttctatcactctagcaacccatcatctacttattactccacaatgcctccccttaggcccaagtatggtgaagtggcatgtagtcgacgttcacatgacaccactaaaggaagcaagaacatacatatcatcacaatatcgaatgaataccaacttcacatgattacttataacaagacttctcccatgtcctcaagaacaaaagtaactactcacaaatcatattcatgttcaagatcagaggtgtattgAATATGTTTGAGGATCTGGacatttaatcttccaccaaataaaccaaatagcatcagctacaagatgtaatcaacactactagcaacccacaggtgccaatctaaggttttgggacaaagattgaatacaagagatgaactagggtttgagatgagatggtgctggtgagatGAAGAtgggtcctcccacgatgagaggatcgttggtgatgccgatggcttcgatttccccctctcggagggaagtatccccaggggaatcgctccgccggaggacaaaaatgctcctgcccaagttccgcctcgagatagcGACGCTTCTTCCCGAACGTCGTTCTCTTAATTTTTTAGGGCAaatgacttcatatagcaaaaaGAGGGGGCCAGAGGCAActgtgggccccacaaggcatcagggcgcgcccaggggtggctGTGCCTTGTTGCCTTATGGGcaactggtggcccccctctggtatttctttgttccagtatttttcatatattcaataaaaaatcctcgtgaagtttcaggtcatttggagctccctagaataggtatctttgcttttgctttttaattatgtctagaattccagctgctgataatttccctcttcgtgtaaatcttgcaaattaagagagaaaaggcattaggtGTGCCATAACGTGAAATAATGGCCAAAAACATTATAAACACCAGTAGGAaaacataatgcaaaatggacgtatcaaagactCTTATTCTTTTttaagtgatcaaagatcacattgacTCCATATGTATGCAAAAGGGGATGAGGTTGAGAAGATGAGTTCTTTGCTCAAGTGTTTAAAGATCAAACTCCAAAAGCCTCAGACAATTTCCCAAGTCCCACTATATCAAACCCCAAAGTTACCCCAGACTCACCGAACCAATACACATAGGAGTCACCGAGCTATTCTAATATAGCCGTTGTCCTAAACCCTAGTTTCATCGGTCTCATCAAAGAGCACTTTCCAACCTTCTATATCCGTCTGTAATTCAATCAGAGTTTTCAAACGAATTCACTCAAGGCCACCGAATTGCTTAGATAAGCATCTCTTGGAGCCATCGATCAGTTTCATCCGTTGTGACCGAACGATCCAAAGTTCATACCTTTTGTACACTTCGGTCTAACAGAGTCATTTGAGCCGGTCTCACTAATGTGTGCAAAAGTGTTTTTAACGGTCAGATTTTTGGtcctgcctatatatacccccacaCACTCTGCCATTGTCTCTCGAAGCAAATGCCACTCATATCCATTTTGAGAGAGAGCTCCCACTCCCTGTGCTGATTTCAAAGGGATTCCACTCCAACCATTGATCATTTGATTTCTAGTCACCTCATTGCTTTCCACCCAAGCCTCTCCTACCAAAAGTCAAAATACGTGAGAGAGTGTTTGGGCGTTGAGGAgattatcttttgaagcacaagagcaaggagttcatcatcaactacATCATCTATTATATTTTGAAGAGTGGTGCCTCCCAAATTGGTAGGTGTGCTTGAGAGTCTCCAAATCTCGTGGAGAAACCAGGAAGTTTGTGAGGTcttggagatcgcctacttcatgaagatctacccgagcgAGGCTAGTCCTTCGTGCTCATAAGCCATGGTGGGATATAAAAAGTTTtgtcttcgtggaccctttgtgggtgcgAGGCATTTGTGGACCCGATTCCTCCATAGAATCTCGCAACCGCAATTCTTGTGATCTTGTATCCttgattgaagtctccatcaacgtggacgtacgatatcaccatctatcggaaccacgagccAAAATCTTTTGTCAACATAGCGTTTGCGAATCTCCTAAACTCTACTCCTTACTTACCTGCACGTGCATGTTTTTTATATTCTGCTGCCCATACTCTAGATATGCACGTGTAGGGTGTGCTTATACTACTCTAGCCTTTGCCAAAATCTTCCTAAATGTTAAACATGTTAAAATTGCTCATTGGCTCTGGTCGAACATGGACTGGTTGGAGTAGAGTGTTCCATGGGGCACTATTGGCGAAATCAAGAAAAACCCCAAGGGATAGGAAGATGCACGATGAAAACTCTTCTCTTTATCCTCCAAGTCGTCATAGGCCCATCCCCTCATCGATGTGTGCCATGCTGGCCTCGACCCTCAACGCTTCACGGCCAGTGATGGAATGTGGAACGGGCGGTGCAACGACACCTTTGCGAGAAAGTCGCCCACGTGTGTGGATCTTGCCACCTATAGATGCTGTCACATCTCCTCTTCAGGTGGCGGTGGATGAAAGACAAGGCAATGTGGACCGATAGGAGGGAAAAACGAACACGAAGCCATTATGGGATGACCAAAAggctatatagatagatgaagcaAATCAAAAGGTATAGTTAACGCACACGACACATCCACTACCATCTTACATTAATGGTGGCAAAAGAAGGAAgtaaatgcatgaactaggagcCCCATCACCATGGATACAACGCTGCTAGCAGATGATGCGGTTCGGTGCGGAAACACCGCCGTGGGCGCTCGTCGGGCCGGGAGAATCTTAGAAGCGGTCACAGGGCTATGTCACTTTGCGGTTATGTGGTGTGAGGCCCACGACGTGTTGGACCGGTTCACTATAGGGCCTTTGGATCAGTTTGTGGAGTAACGACGATGATAAGTTGGACCAGTCAGCTAACATCTAATGTGAAATGACGCGAACAAGGAAAGAAACCCTTGCGGAAAAGCAGATGCTTCTGGTACGCTCACGATTACGATCGGACGGCTCAAAGTCTCGCATCGACGTGGAGGCTCGGAAAAGCGGAACCTTCGGATGCGTTCACGATTGTGATCGGATGGCTCAAAACCTCGAATCGACGTGGAGGTTCGGAAAAGCAAATGCTTCCAATATGTTCATGATTATGATCGGACGGCTCAAAATCTTGAATCGACGTGGAGGTTCGGAAAAGCAAATGCTTCCGATATGTTCACGATTATGATCGGACGGCTCAAAGTCTCGAATCGACGCGGAGGCTGGGAGGTAGTTGATAAATTAAAGAGGAAAAGGGAAAACTAATTTCTTCTTCATCTGGTGCTCCCTTCCGGCCCAATGCGGCTCTAAATCTctctccgccgccgcgccgtcgccaaCGCCTCACGACCGGAACGTCGCCGCCACTGAcgcgcctcgacgccgccgccatcgccgtccctGCTCTCTCCACCCCGTCCGCGAGCTTCGACATCGGTCTTTGAGGTACGACCGCGATTTCTGTCATCCAGTGATTATTATCACTCAAATCGAACCCTAACTAATTTTAACCTGCACAAATTTCTGGTGTGCAGGCGCGCCACCTAGACCAGTCCCCGCCGGTTGATGCCCCTTGTTAAATCCGCCCGTCCGCGACCCTGAGGAGCTCGGCGGCAGCGAGGAGGATGCCTGGCCTACCTTTACCTGCCCGGGACGCAGCGTACGCCTCTCCCCCCTAACCTATTTTACTGTTGCTGTGCTTATGCTGTACTCGTGCTACTTGTTACTTGAGTTGTGTCGAATTTGCCTGGTCATGTCTGTGTGGGCAACGCAGGAGAATTTTTTTTTAGTACAATGTTAGAATCGCAGTTGGATACTGCACTGTGGTCTCTGTGTTTGTAGGATGCTTTGTGGGATAGTGAAGTTCTTTTCACTGTAAGTGGCTACTTCCAAGAATTAATGTGTGAGTATATTCAGAGCTTACCTTGTTGCATTTGGAAATTAATAAATGAGTATTGTCTATTGACTCATCCCTGGTTGGTAACCTATGTCGGCTGGTTGCACCTGGAAACTAGTAAATGGCCATTTTTATTTCTAAGAATTAATCACTGGAAATCTGTGTGGCCCACCTTGGTTGTATCCAGATTCTGAGAAGTAGCTTAGTTGTTCTGTAACTGTTCAGCTGCTTTGCAGATATGCACTCATGTATATATGGTAGATGGTTTTCTTGATCTTAATAGTGAGATGAGATGAATGTATCTTCTTCTTTTGATGTTGGTGCTGCATACATGCAGGGACGCTGGGTGTGAATTCAGTTACCCTCAGTCTGCAGACCAGATGCgccagcaacagcttagagctcgATTATCTCCAGATGAGCAGCTTGCTGCTGAAGAAAGTTTCGCGTTGTACTGCAAGCCAGTTGAGCTATACAATATCATTCAGCGGCGGGCCATTAGAAATGTAAGTTCCATCTTAACTTTGCAGCTTCATTTGACATGAATCACATGTGTTTATCACATAACCATCATGTGCAAGTgatttgagataccaatgatctCTCACTGACTTTTGCAGCCCGCTTTTCTGCAAAGATGCCTTCATTACAAGATACATGCAAGCCGAAAAAAGAGGTACACACTTTGACTCTACTGCAGAACATGCTGACACTCAGAATTGTTGTGATCCAAATCCAATATGTCGAGAAAAAGAAAGGACTGTCCTGTTTCAAAACGTATTTTCTTTTTTACATAGCGGACACTTCACTATTTTTTATTTGCGAATTGCAGAGACTTCACTATTATGTAGTTTGCTGATTCCTTTAGCTGTCTTGGAACGGCGTACATAAGGTTGTTATGATTAGAGTTGAATTAAATTGGAAATGCTTTGAACATAGTAGTAGTATCAAACCGTAGATCCTACTCCACCCAATAATTTGAAGAACGTAGCAGGATTTTTTCATTATTCTTAATGCTTATTTATTAGTCATTTGGAAACTAATTGGATTGATAATTTTCCTTCCGAATGCCATTGCCTAGGTTGGCTATGCAACAGTTAGCACATACATGATCATAAAAAGTaggagagaaatgcatcagaagTCGATAAACTTGGCAAGTGGAAACACTTAGGCACGCCGCCTTGCGAATCATGCATCTGCCTCCCTTAATTTGGCAAAGCGGATCAATTTTAGTCCAATCGAGCCGGGGTATGGCAGGCAAAAGAACGGCATGCTGGTGGTGACATGGCATGACTGGGATCTTGCCAGGGGTTTTCCTACATGCGGTACACATGAGTGAGGCGCTCTGTCTTGGGGTTAGGATATTTTTCCAGATAGGTCATGTCGGAGGGGTCACACACTCACGCACAGTGTGATCCTAGCATGAGCATTACATTAGACCCATCTTCTAAAGTACAATTAAAGCACAAATTTGTGGTTATGTGTTTTTAGCACAATTGTTACATAGTAATAGTTTAATTCCTGGTCAAATGTTTGTTCTACTGAAACTTAGTATGCCTGGTATTTGAAACAGAGGTGGTACTATATATTGTATTACACATTTGGTACATTTGTGATCTATGGAACTTTAGTATGTGTACTATACACATGATGTTTATTCAAGTATGGCTCTTGGTATTCGCAAAAAAGTATGGTTCTTCGTAGAGCAAAGTGTACTTTAGTTTACAGTGTGCCTGGGCTTTAACAATTCGCTAGCTTTTCTCATGGCTCTCGACAAATTCGTCCGCCCAACAGCTCGAGACCACCACCGTCCCGCTCTGGTGAGCCGTCAAGAGAGTTTTGATAGTCGCCTGTGATGGCAAGCACTACTCCTAGGCCCGCCTCAGCTCTCTGTGTAGGAATCTGAGAGCGATGGTGGCCTCAGGCTCCGTTCGAGATTCTCAGCGGCTTGTGCTTCCTCCCGCCGGAGAATGACTGCGGCCTGCCGCTGTGGCCCTGGGTGGTGCTCCTCCACAGATCGAGGGGGTGAGATGTGAGGGTGCGAGAGACATGGCAGTGAGACGAGCtcattttatttgtatttttatcGCTAATAGACGAGGAACCATGTGATTCCACCGATTTGGAGGAATCTGTTGGTTTGGCATCGGAGGGGTATATCCACTTGTGGGGAATCAGTCCGttccagtttcttctcaaaccaaaCACAAGAACCAGTGCCAGGTGCAGAACCAACCTGTGACATTCCATCCCATGCcccaaaccaaacacaccctagtAGAAGCTGAAACGGTAGCTTGGCCAAACAAGGCCCAAGTGATTAAGTTCTCAGGTGTAATGTCTGTTAAACTATGTACTAACCACTTTTGGATTTTATTGTCTATTCATCGTGCAAATGCTGATCAATGTTTGTGCTATGGATGTAGGATTCAGATAACGGTATCACTATCTCGAGGTACAAATACCGAGTTGCCAGAACAGAATATCTTTCCTCTTTATGTTCTGTTGGCTACACCTACCAGTAATATTTCGCTTGAAGGGGTAAGTCTGCCTATTTTTTAGTTCCACACATGCAACATTTTGTACCAAATGATCTCTTATCTCATTAATGCATAATGTTTTGCAGCATTCTCCAATATATCGATTCAGTAGGGCTTGTTTGCTTACGGCTTTTAGTGAATTTGGTAATAAAGGTCGCACCAAAGCTACGTTCATAATTCCAGACATCAAGAATTTATCAACCTCCCGAGCTTGCAACCTTAACATTATCCTTATCAGCTGCGGTATGATGTGCTTCATATGTGATGTTTATGGTTTTACATTTCTTCACCACCATCACATTTGGTTCCCTTTTTAGTTTCGGAAGGGCAAGTTGGGGAAAATCGTGGTGAACATAACTGCTCTGTGGACCATGTGGAAGGCTCTGCTCTCCAAAGTAAGCTTGTGGTtgttattttgtgaaaaaaaattacTAAACAGTTACTAGAATAAGCGCATGCTTACCGTTGTTTAACACAGTATGTTAAAACTTAGCAAGTAAGACATTTAGATAGCCACACAAAAATGTGTGCCACACAAAATGTGTGGCATACAAAATGTGTGCCACACAGGTTGAGCTACCACTAGCCAGTTACTGTTGCTTATCATGTGGTGGAAGATATAATTGTATTCTCAAATGCCCAATTCTTGACAAGAATGAAGACCAGTGATCAAACTATGTTTATCTCCCAGTATGCTAAGCTAGTTCACGCCCAATATTCTTGGCCAAACCAATCCAACCCTTGCAACCACCTATCTCACAGCTAACAGCAACTTACCAGACCTTCTCTTGCATGGAAGATCAGTATTACAGTCGTTGGAAATAAAAAATAGTTAACAAACATTCCTTTAATCCATGGATAACTACTTAACAAAGTGTAGGTGAGCAAGATCTGGCTGTGTTTACGGACTTTACTGTGGTTAGGAGAATCAAATGAAAAGTATCCTTAAACATTGCATTATCGGTTTTTGACAAGGGGCTACTAGGCCATGTATGCCATTAGTTTAGATTATTTTATCTCCTTTTAGGGTATAGTTATTGTCAGTCACCCATACTGGCTAGTATAGCTAGCACATGTGCCTTCTGAAATAAAGTGTAAAGAACACATTGAATCTCAGAAACCACTTATGATTTGTAGTGTTGTTGAGTGCAGTTATTTACTATCATCTATGTGATGCATTTTGTCAGAGCTTGAAGGGAAATGTTTCTGGGGTAAAATACCAATTGATCTACTTGGTTCGTCTTTGGAGAACTGTGTAACTTTAAATTTGGGACATACAGTGGAGTTGGCTTCTGCAGTTAGTATGAGCCCAAGTTTCTTAGAGGTATGCCAATTCAACTTGCTCATGGTTTTAAGCTTTAATGTTCCTATTGTATGCACTGCAAATTTTCTGTAGTATTTAACCATAGGATGGACGAAGCAAAATCCTTTTGCAGCACCTGAAGCATGTTTCAACTACATAAATTACCTTAGCCACCTGTACGTTAAATTTTGACGATCTACCCCATGTACCTTCTGCTATCTAGAAGGCTGTAGTGCTTGCAATTAATTAGCACATCCCATTACAGAAGTTCAGATGGAAAATCGTCAAACTAGTAGTGCAATTTGCATCAAGATAACTGAACATATTATAAGATGAACATTAACAGTAAAGGTTGAAATTGTAGTTTATGGATATTCCAGTGATTCTGCAAATGTGTTCCATTCAGTTCTTTCTCAGGATCCGCTATCTTTTTTGTTTTTAATAGAAAATTGTTAAATCAAGAGAGATAATATGCAGTGTAGTGGCAACTACTTGCCAAtcttaggggttgtttggttcccaGTCACAACTTGCCACGCTTAACCATAGGCAAGCCACAGTTTTTTGAGGTACATACTTGTTTTTCGCCACACTTATAGCTACCTATATGGCCTATGTGTCATAGACACAAATCTTTTGCACAACTTGCCATGCTTAACCATAGGCAAGCCACAGTTTTTTGAGGTACATACTCTTTTTTTGCCACACACTTAACTACCTATATGGCCCATGTGTCATAGACACAATCTTTTGCACAACTTGCCACGCTTAACCATAGGCAAGCCACAGTTTTTTGAGGTACATACCCGTTTTTACCACACACTTAACTACATATATGGCCCATGTGTCATAGACACaatcttttgccacacttgtggcttTAATTTTGTTAGCCACtcttttgcggtaagccacacatTGCTTAAGCAAAATTAGCCTTGAACCAAAGATGCCCGTACTTGACTCTATATGTTGACCCACTTGCCTTTCCTTTTGTTATATATGCAGCCGAAATTTATGGAGCAGGACAGTTGCTTGACATTTTGCTCTCATAAGGTTGATGCTACGGTAAGTTTATCCCTGTTACTTTATTTTTTATCTAATAATTGTTTCCGCATTTAAGTGGGTAAGTATTTTTTATATAGGATGTCAGCACCTTACTGCAGTATGTTCTGTTATTTACTTCCGTAGCTTCTCTGAGATTTGTATTATTGTTGCAGGGTTCATATCAACTCCAAGTAGGCATATCTGCTCAAGAAGCTGGTGCAAAAGACATGTCTGAATCTCCATATAGTAGTTACTCATACAGTGGTGTCCCACCTTCTTCATTACCACATATCATAAGGTAACACTACTACATGTATATGCATATCTATAGCTCTATTTATCGTAATAGAGTCGTGAGTAACTGCATTTGCTTGCTTGGAGAGCTTAGCTCGAAGATATCTATTTTGAGTTTTTGACAGGGTTTAGTAGATGGCCACTGTTTTGCAGTCAGCGCAGCTGAGCTTGCTGCCTGCTGAAAACATTTTATGTGTGTGTGGATGGCATGTACCAAATGTGGCAAAACCAACATGGACAGGCTGTTAAATGTTCTGTTTCATAGTTGAGGGTGAAAACTGGACATCTGTGACAGTTGAGCGGGCTAAGATGGACCTGTTCATTGTTAGGTGTTGTTTTAGAATGCACGGAGTCTATCTTTTAAATTGGCTGCTAATATACACAAATATATACTGATTTGTCATGTTCAAATAATAGTTCTAGATTTTCCATAGAAAATACCTTCAGATCATTATACTACTTTTAGTTGCTTTCCTGAAATATAGTTGAAGAAAGTGATGGCATTGGTCATAGGGACATAATGCAAAATgaaatgaacatattgcaaacacaAAGAAGTTCTCAGCGCCACACAATAGATAGCGCAGTGGGGAGCGATTGGCAGGCGAGCGGCAAAGGTGGCAGATATCGAGAGGGAAGTGGGCATGTGTGCGTGGGGAGAAGAGGGGGGAAATATGTCACCTTGAGAGAAGAGGACGCAGAGTGAGTGCACACGAGAAATCAGAGAAGGGATTAGGATTTCACTTACAATTAAGGTAGGAGGAAAATAAATAAGATGGAGGTTTATTAAGAGGATTATTGTGCAATTAAAGCCGAATCTGAGAAAGTCCAACTAAAATTCTGAATCATTCGGTTAAAGTTGGATGGATGGTTCAAATTGTGTGGATTCCACAAACATGTATTGGTACCTTCTATATAGATTTAGATGTCTGAAAGGGCAGGTAAAGGAATGGAGTCAGTATATCAAATTTCTGTTAGTGCCTAGTGGTGAGGTTTTGGCTACCGGCTCAGGTTTGTTGTGCTCTTGTGTGACCTTAGCCTAACCGAAGCACTTGTTGTCTGGCCAGGTCTTAGTGTGACACTTTGCTTTTACTTTCATCTCTACAAATGCATTTGCGTTTCAATATGACCAATTGAGCAgatataatttttttgttttccacacAGGTTGAGAGCTGGTAATGTGCTTTTCAACTTCAAGTACTACAACAATACTATGCAAAAGACTGAAGGTTATCCCTTACACAAACATTTGGGTTCATGTGTTTTTTCAGTTCCACACTTCCACTCACACTTGTTTGTATCATGTATTTGACATTTTTTCTAGGTGTTCTACATTTTCTCCTTATACCTGACTGTGAAAAGTAATGAACTAGATATGTTAAATATCTGAATAAATGATCCACCAGCATTGAACTATTAAAACATATTCTGCTAAGACCCTTTCTTGGTACACATGTTGGAATAATAGCTACTTCTGTTTGATGGTGGTAATCTTATTTACTTTGTCACACTAATTGTGGTGCCATAGCTAGTAACCTAGTGGAGAACTTTACGCTGTTACGCTTTAGGTTAGCATATGATCCTGGAACTAAAGCTGGCGAGCTAAGTTCGGTAATGGTAAGTATAATGGTT encodes the following:
- the LOC123103470 gene encoding polycomb group protein EMF2B codes for the protein MPGLPLPARDAADAGCEFSYPQSADQMRQQQLRARLSPDEQLAAEESFALYCKPVELYNIIQRRAIRNPAFLQRCLHYKIHASRKKRIQITVSLSRGTNTELPEQNIFPLYVLLATPTSNISLEGHSPIYRFSRACLLTAFSEFGNKGRTKATFIIPDIKNLSTSRACNLNIILISCVSEGQVGENRGEHNCSVDHVEGSALQKLEGKCFWGKIPIDLLGSSLENCVTLNLGHTVELASAVSMSPSFLEPKFMEQDSCLTFCSHKVDATGSYQLQVGISAQEAGAKDMSESPYSSYSYSGVPPSSLPHIIRLRAGNVLFNFKYYNNTMQKTEVTEDFACPFCLVKCGSYKGLGCHLNSSHDLFHFEFWISEECQAVNVSLKTDVWRTELVAEGVDPRHQTFSYSSRFKKRRRLGMLGTTAEKISHVHPHIMDSDSPEDAQAVSEDDFVQREEDDISAPRASVDPAQSLHGSNLSPPTVLQFGKTRKLSAERADPRNRQLLQKRQFFHSHRAQPMALEQVFSDRDSEDEVDDDIADFEDKRMLEDFVDVTDDEKLIMHMWNSFVRKQRVLADGHIPWACEAFSRLHGKHLVQNPPLLWSWRFLMIKLWNHSLLDARAMNVCGTILQGYQNESGSDPKKM